In Dehalococcoidia bacterium, the following proteins share a genomic window:
- a CDS encoding YvcK family protein: MAALRSDKVWLIRSFLRPGLGLKRWLLLCVLGVGCIGLGIGFAIATPISPRLLAIGQTLTLKFLPPLWRGSVFIAIGCVLVTIALVRIYHIVEGKLRRRREGVSLIEALHTDAVLSRGPRVVAIGGGTGLSTLLRGLKQYTAHITAIVTVADDGGSSGRLRAELGIPPPGDARNCLIALSEAEPVMERLMGYRFQKGESLAGHSLGNLLLAALIQMEGSLEKALESASSLLAVRGRVVPVSERPDLVLKAETEDGEIFTGESHLGHTGKRIKRVWLEPRDAPPSPLALRAIAQADLIVIGPGSLFTSLIPNFLVQGITDAVNAARAPKVLVCNVATQPGETDGFSVADHLQVFQGHTGVQVTHLLVNDNVRPLPPQWHQEAVRPEKPPGFSGVYIEADVVDEALRTRHDPHKLARCLIGLVSADKRITSVAAVPSAVGPQA; encoded by the coding sequence GTGGCCGCCCTACGCAGCGACAAGGTCTGGCTGATACGGTCTTTCCTGCGACCCGGCCTGGGGTTGAAGCGTTGGCTCCTGCTGTGCGTTTTGGGCGTTGGCTGCATCGGGCTGGGCATTGGTTTCGCTATCGCCACCCCCATCAGCCCGCGTCTGTTGGCCATTGGACAAACCCTTACCCTCAAGTTCCTCCCGCCCCTCTGGCGTGGGAGTGTGTTCATCGCTATCGGTTGTGTGTTGGTCACCATCGCCCTCGTGCGTATCTACCATATTGTCGAGGGTAAACTGCGCCGGCGGCGGGAGGGTGTCTCCCTCATTGAAGCCCTTCATACGGATGCCGTGTTGTCCCGCGGCCCGCGGGTGGTGGCTATCGGGGGGGGAACGGGTTTATCCACCCTCCTGCGGGGTCTGAAACAGTACACCGCCCATATCACGGCCATCGTTACTGTTGCCGACGATGGGGGAAGTTCGGGACGGCTCCGCGCCGAACTGGGCATCCCGCCCCCTGGGGATGCCCGCAACTGCTTGATCGCTCTTTCGGAAGCCGAGCCGGTGATGGAGCGCCTTATGGGCTACCGCTTCCAAAAGGGCGAGTCCTTGGCGGGACATAGCCTCGGCAATCTTCTTCTGGCAGCCCTTATCCAGATGGAGGGGAGCCTGGAGAAAGCGCTGGAATCGGCGTCATCTCTTCTGGCGGTGCGGGGGCGAGTAGTGCCGGTCTCGGAGCGCCCCGACCTGGTGCTGAAGGCAGAAACGGAAGATGGCGAGATCTTTACAGGGGAGTCCCATCTTGGACACACCGGCAAGCGTATCAAACGGGTGTGGCTTGAGCCTCGGGATGCCCCTCCCAGTCCCCTGGCCCTCCGGGCCATCGCCCAGGCCGACCTGATCGTCATAGGGCCGGGGAGCCTCTTCACTAGCCTTATCCCCAACTTCCTGGTGCAAGGTATCACCGACGCGGTGAACGCTGCCCGTGCACCGAAAGTGTTGGTGTGCAATGTGGCCACCCAGCCGGGTGAGACCGACGGTTTCAGCGTGGCAGACCATTTGCAGGTGTTTCAGGGGCACACAGGTGTGCAGGTTACGCATCTCCTGGTCAACGATAATGTGCGCCCCTTACCTCCCCAGTGGCACCAGGAGGCGGTGCGTCCCGAGAAGCCACCCGGTTTTTCGGGGGTGTATATAGAGGCTGACGTGGTGGATGAAGCACTGCGCACCCGCCACGACCCGCACAAGTTGGCCCGCTGTTTAATAGGCTTGGTGAGTGCTGACAAGCGGATAACCTCCGTTGCTGCTGTCCCCTCGGCAGTAGGCCCCCAGGCGTAG